A genomic segment from Diospyros lotus cultivar Yz01 chromosome 5, ASM1463336v1, whole genome shotgun sequence encodes:
- the LOC127802694 gene encoding transcription factor bHLH84-like — translation MNQMEAEGEWSGLNGMYCSEEAEFFEQFLGSCSNSNEFAGFPGHESSMMMNQAGMDSDLIMHSSPSNTDANMFCFSSYSAASSFLFPGSNHESYCWREFHQFHATNGDSMSIDFCTGGEQNTGSQVEAYTNSLVAEGDEYLNQEMSSGSMEESGRNLPEPVLDRKKSPRAEDRISILPENSSKRSRVPGHVERRRNVKAKKNQKRSSSIDEGNNGEPNRQASSSRSSCSSEDGANSCQELNGGVTSSSSPKGAAAAALNLSGKRRANRGSATDPQSLYARKRRERINERLRILQNLVPNGTKVDISTMLEEAVQYVKFLQLQIKLLSSDDLWMYAPIAYNGMDIGLDLKITTPK, via the exons atgaATCAGATGGAGGCTGAGGGAGAATGGAGTGGTCTTAATGGAATGTACTGCTCTGAGGAGGCTGAATTCTTCGAGCAGTTCCTCGGCAGCTGCTCCAACTCGAACGAGTTTGCAGGCTTCCCCGGCCATGAGTCGAGTATGATGATGAATCAGGCCGGGATGGACAGTGATCTAATAATGCATTCTTCTCCATCCAACACTGATGCTAACATGTTCTGTTTTAGCAGTTATAGTGCTGCAAGTAGCTTTCTGTTTCCCGGTTCCAATCACGAAAGCTACTGTTGGCGCGAGTTTCATCAATTCCACGCTACGAATGGTGACTCTATGTCGATAGATTTTTGTACCGGGGGAGAACAAAACACTGGCTCACAGGTTGAGGCCTATACTAACAGTTTGGTAGCAGAGGGAGATGAGTACTTGAACCAAGAAATGAGCAGTGGCAGCATGGAGGAATCCGGTAGGAACCTGCCTGAGCCGGTCCTCGACAGGAAGAAGAGTCCCCGGGCAGAAGATAGAATCAGCATCCTGCCTGAGAACTCGAGCAAGAGATCCCGGGTTCCAGGACAT GTCGAGAGGAGGAGGAACGTGAAGGCGAAGAAGAACCAGAAGCGCAGCAGCAGCATCGACGAGGGGAACAATGGGGAGCCTAACAGGCAGGCTTCGTCGAGCAGGAGCAGCTGCAGCTCAGAGGATGGGGCAAATTCATGCCAGGAGCTGAATGGGGGAGTGACTTCAAGTTCAAGCCCAAAAGGGGCTGCAGCTGCAGCTCTCAACTTGAGTGGCAAAAGAAGAGCCAATAGAGGTTCAGCCACTGATCCCCAGAGCCTCTATGCTAGG AAAAGAAGGGAGAGGATCAATGAGAGATTGAGGATCTTGCAGAACCTTGTCCCCAATGGAACAAAG GTTGATATCAGCACAATGCTTGAAGAGGCAGTGCAGTACGTGAAATTTTTGCAGCTCCAAATCAAG CTTCTAAGCTCTGATGACTTGTGGATGTATGCTCCCATTGCTTACAATGGAATGGACATTGGGCTTGATCTGAAGATCACAACACCAAAGTGA